One part of the Mangrovibacillus cuniculi genome encodes these proteins:
- a CDS encoding YuzF family protein codes for MNEHTPKLVSNIDPYVYQTLASIVGSEVVIQTTKGTVSGMLKGAFPDHAIVDSHGGSFFIRIEQIVWILPKG; via the coding sequence ATGAATGAACATACACCAAAGCTAGTCAGTAACATCGATCCCTATGTTTATCAAACTTTAGCCAGCATAGTTGGTAGCGAAGTCGTCATCCAAACGACAAAAGGTACAGTCTCCGGCATGTTAAAAGGTGCTTTTCCAGACCACGCGATTGTAGACTCCCACGGTGGTTCCTTCTTTATTCGAATTGAGCAAATCGTATGGATTTTACCAAAAGGATAA